From the genome of Muricauda sp. SCSIO 64092, one region includes:
- a CDS encoding dihydroorotase has product MEQEIIIKDPTIVNEGKSFIADVLLSNGRIQQIGKIAIEPGQKVIDGTGKHLLPGIIDAQVHFRDPGMTHKGDLYTESKAAVAGGVTSFIDMPNTIPNTLTVESLRQKYAIASKKSLANYAFFLGVNGDNIDDVLRTDTSQFIGVSDDGLYFTNKGNLLADNPDTMEKLFAHCKSIIAIHSEKEALVEYNEKVYREKYGDDVPIEFHPLIRSMEACYEATKRAVALAQKHHARLHILHLTTEAETHLFRNDTPLRKKRITTEVSVQHFWFSDRDYDRLGTLIKWNPAIKTERDKESLLKALLDDRIDIVTTDHAPHSLEEKQQPYFRSMSGAPMVQHSLNCMLEFYWQGHISLGKIVEKMCHNPAILYRLKDRGFVRKGFFADLTLVDLNSQWTVTKDNLLYKCGWSPLEGTTFQTEVKQTFVNGNLVYDNGDFIEETKGRALTIAHP; this is encoded by the coding sequence ATGGAGCAAGAAATCATTATCAAAGACCCTACCATTGTAAATGAGGGCAAGTCATTTATCGCAGATGTACTGTTGTCCAATGGACGTATCCAACAAATTGGAAAAATTGCAATCGAGCCCGGTCAAAAAGTGATTGACGGAACGGGAAAACACCTGTTGCCGGGCATTATCGATGCACAGGTGCACTTCAGGGATCCAGGAATGACCCACAAGGGCGATCTGTATACCGAAAGCAAGGCGGCTGTGGCGGGCGGGGTGACCTCCTTTATCGATATGCCGAACACGATTCCAAACACCTTGACCGTCGAAAGTCTGAGGCAGAAGTACGCCATTGCCTCAAAAAAATCCCTGGCCAATTATGCCTTCTTCCTTGGGGTAAATGGTGACAACATAGATGATGTACTGCGAACGGACACTAGTCAATTTATAGGTGTTTCCGATGATGGGCTGTACTTTACCAATAAGGGCAATCTGTTGGCCGACAATCCCGACACCATGGAAAAGTTGTTCGCGCACTGCAAATCCATCATTGCCATCCATTCCGAAAAGGAAGCACTGGTGGAATACAATGAAAAAGTATATCGGGAGAAATATGGAGATGATGTCCCTATCGAATTCCACCCCCTGATTAGAAGTATGGAGGCCTGCTATGAAGCGACAAAAAGGGCCGTTGCCCTGGCCCAAAAGCATCATGCCCGATTGCACATCCTGCACTTGACGACTGAGGCAGAGACCCATCTATTTAGGAACGATACTCCCCTACGAAAGAAAAGGATAACGACCGAGGTTTCGGTGCAACACTTTTGGTTCTCAGATAGGGATTACGATCGGTTGGGGACGCTCATCAAATGGAATCCGGCCATAAAAACGGAACGCGACAAAGAGAGCCTTCTAAAGGCACTGCTCGATGACAGGATAGATATTGTCACTACCGACCACGCACCCCATAGCTTAGAGGAGAAGCAACAACCTTATTTCCGGTCCATGTCAGGGGCGCCCATGGTGCAACACTCGCTCAACTGTATGTTGGAGTTTTACTGGCAAGGCCACATTTCACTGGGAAAGATTGTGGAGAAAATGTGCCACAATCCTGCCATCCTCTATCGCTTGAAGGACCGGGGGTTTGTCCGAAAAGGCTTTTTTGCAGATTTGACCTTGGTGGACCTAAACAGTCAGTGGACGGTCACGAAAGATAATCTGTTGTACAAGTGCGGTTGGTCGCCGCTGGAAGGAACAACCTTTCAAACAGAGGTCAAGCAGACATTCGTCAACGGGAACCTCGTGTACGACAACGGTGATTTTATCGAAGAAACAAAAGGACGGGCATTGACCATCGCTCATCCATGA
- a CDS encoding Trm112 family protein: MQRKLLEKLCCPFDKGELELTVFNEDENGEILEGLLTCAICNRYYPIIYSIPIMSPDEYRELQLELPVLERWGLMIDEKANSFVLDEKSRKKLIG; encoded by the coding sequence ATGCAGCGAAAACTACTGGAAAAATTATGTTGCCCTTTTGATAAAGGTGAACTGGAGCTAACCGTTTTCAACGAGGACGAAAATGGGGAAATCCTTGAGGGTCTGCTTACCTGTGCAATATGCAACCGATACTACCCCATCATTTATAGCATCCCCATCATGTCGCCGGACGAGTACCGTGAGCTTCAACTGGAGCTGCCGGTCTTGGAGCGTTGGGGATTGATGATCGATGAAAAAGCCAACTCCTTTGTCCTCGACGAAAAGAGCCGGAAAAAATTGATTGGATAA
- a CDS encoding thiamine phosphate synthase has product MKRLEGVYLVIDPKRNWESLFQKLDGALKGGLSIVQVWNHWPENIPMEKKLEFLNKIKTYCVSFDVPVLMHDDWELADLAGLEGVHFDEIPNRFGEAQRTLKGKTIGITVGNDLDKIRWAEEQNIDYISFCAVFPSPSVDSCEIVSQKNIRMARTITEMPIFLSGGIQITNLKYLNKLDFDGVAIISGILDGANPAKAVQEYILELQKIKTP; this is encoded by the coding sequence ATGAAAAGGTTGGAAGGGGTATACCTGGTCATCGATCCCAAGAGAAATTGGGAAAGCCTGTTCCAAAAGCTGGACGGGGCCTTAAAAGGCGGCTTGAGCATTGTACAGGTTTGGAACCATTGGCCGGAAAACATCCCAATGGAAAAGAAATTGGAATTCCTCAATAAAATCAAAACCTACTGTGTAAGTTTTGATGTTCCCGTACTGATGCACGATGATTGGGAATTGGCTGATCTGGCAGGCCTGGAAGGGGTGCATTTTGACGAAATTCCCAATAGGTTTGGAGAAGCCCAAAGGACACTAAAGGGTAAAACCATAGGAATCACGGTGGGCAACGACCTTGATAAAATAAGGTGGGCCGAGGAACAGAACATTGATTACATCAGCTTTTGCGCTGTTTTCCCTTCCCCATCAGTGGACAGTTGCGAAATCGTGAGTCAAAAGAACATCCGGATGGCCAGGACAATCACCGAAATGCCCATTTTTTTATCTGGGGGCATCCAGATCACTAACCTGAAATATCTGAACAAACTCGACTTTGATGGAGTGGCCATCATATCGGGGATTTTGGATGGTGCCAATCCCGCCAAGGCAGTGCAGGAATATATTTTGGAACTACAAAAAATCAAAACACCTTAA
- a CDS encoding AIR synthase family protein: MGAFEDQHGKVDAKIFKEDLQSNFGAERSEVIQGPSFGVDTAVIDLEDGKGLAISSDPLSLIPSMGMEVSAWLSVHLLANDMCTTGFPPQYAQFVLNLPTSLARSDFNSYWWHIHQLCEEHGIAITGGHTGQVPGLDSTISGGGTMFLTAPKSQILTTKGARAGDTVIMTRSAALSSTSLLARAFPKTVANILGQNIQQKAADNFWQLSVLRESAIAMETLEANVTLHAMHDVTEGGILGALNEMAMASNLGFEVHADAIPVYDEVQKVADLFEIDPLLSIGSGSMLMAVAPEVGTLLIDSLKTANISATAIGTLTKQKEQLITMSGEKLPFGFDGTDPYWAAFFRAFSAGWQ, translated from the coding sequence ATGGGGGCCTTTGAAGATCAACACGGTAAGGTGGATGCCAAAATCTTTAAGGAAGATCTGCAGAGCAACTTTGGTGCAGAACGTTCCGAGGTCATACAGGGGCCGTCCTTTGGGGTGGATACGGCCGTAATCGATCTGGAGGATGGGAAAGGACTGGCCATTTCCAGCGATCCACTTTCCCTGATTCCCTCAATGGGTATGGAGGTCTCTGCCTGGCTCTCGGTCCATTTGTTGGCCAATGATATGTGTACCACGGGTTTCCCCCCGCAATACGCCCAATTTGTGTTGAACCTGCCCACAAGTCTGGCTCGTTCGGACTTCAATTCGTATTGGTGGCACATCCACCAATTATGTGAAGAGCACGGAATTGCCATTACCGGTGGGCACACTGGGCAAGTTCCTGGATTGGATTCAACCATTTCGGGTGGGGGAACCATGTTCCTGACCGCTCCCAAAAGCCAGATTTTGACCACTAAGGGTGCTCGGGCGGGCGATACGGTCATTATGACAAGATCTGCGGCCCTGTCCTCCACTTCCCTTTTGGCAAGGGCCTTCCCTAAAACGGTTGCTAACATACTGGGACAGAACATACAGCAAAAGGCGGCTGACAATTTTTGGCAGCTCTCCGTTTTGAGGGAAAGTGCCATTGCCATGGAGACATTGGAAGCCAATGTAACCCTGCATGCCATGCACGACGTGACCGAAGGAGGCATTTTGGGTGCCTTGAACGAAATGGCAATGGCCTCCAATCTGGGGTTTGAAGTGCATGCGGATGCTATACCCGTATATGACGAAGTGCAAAAAGTGGCCGATTTGTTCGAGATCGATCCATTGCTTTCCATTGGTAGCGGTTCTATGCTTATGGCCGTTGCTCCAGAGGTCGGGACATTATTGATTGATTCCTTAAAAACTGCCAATATTAGTGCTACAGCCATTGGAACCTTAACGAAGCAAAAAGAGCAGCTCATTACAATGAGCGGTGAAAAATTGCCGTTCGGGTTTGATGGAACGGACCCCTATTGGGCGGCGTTTTTCAGGGCATTTTCAGCAGGTTGGCAATGA
- a CDS encoding class I SAM-dependent methyltransferase: protein MGKIATKQKFELAHDGELRNWQGRKEWFFNRDDTDHYEQYYEGPYKRQEVWQKKTLEGLVKKDTRIKTLLEFGCGTTRFTRWWHEVGIDATGGDISPFMLAQGRQLFHGDLVLADSHHMPFKEHTFDALAFVTTFEYYKNPIQVIREAVRVGKYGIIFGMMNRNTPKLVRRRVQQAFGKNNYYVTAKFYTPKTLKALISEALYDRDYSIEWKATGLPKWFPKQQWQVAYGDFFGMHVQLNDV from the coding sequence ATGGGCAAAATTGCCACCAAACAAAAATTTGAACTTGCCCATGATGGCGAACTGCGCAACTGGCAAGGAAGGAAAGAATGGTTTTTTAACCGTGACGATACCGACCATTACGAACAATATTACGAAGGACCATACAAACGACAGGAGGTCTGGCAGAAAAAGACCTTGGAAGGTTTGGTAAAAAAGGATACAAGGATAAAGACCCTGCTGGAGTTTGGTTGTGGCACAACACGTTTTACTCGTTGGTGGCACGAAGTGGGCATTGATGCGACCGGTGGGGACATTTCCCCATTTATGTTGGCGCAGGGCCGGCAACTGTTCCATGGTGACCTTGTTTTGGCCGATTCACACCATATGCCGTTCAAGGAACATACCTTTGATGCCCTTGCCTTTGTGACCACTTTTGAGTATTATAAAAACCCCATTCAGGTCATCCGTGAGGCAGTACGGGTGGGGAAATACGGAATCATTTTTGGAATGATGAACCGGAATACGCCCAAGCTGGTCAGAAGGAGGGTACAACAGGCCTTTGGAAAGAACAATTACTATGTCACCGCCAAGTTTTATACCCCAAAAACATTGAAAGCATTGATATCGGAGGCCTTGTACGATAGGGACTATAGCATTGAGTGGAAGGCTACTGGCCTGCCCAAATGGTTCCCGAAACAGCAATGGCAGGTAGCTTATGGCGATTTCTTCGGGATGCATGTACAATTGAACGATGTGTAA
- a CDS encoding dipeptidase has translation MEEINNYIQQHKDRFVNELIDLLKLPSISADSAFSQDVIETAKAVEQALKQAGCDHTEICETKGYPVVYGEKLIDPNLPTVLVYGHYDVQPPDPMELWESPPFEPVIKKTSLHPDGAIFARGACDDKGQMYMHVKALEFMVAHNQLPCNVKFMIEGEEEVGSDSLADFLEGHKDKLKNDIILISDTGMMANDVPSITTGLRGLSYVEVEVTGPNRDLHSGIYGGAVPNPINVLSKMIASLHDENNHITIPGFYDKVEEVSDEERAEMAKAPFSIEDYKKALDINDVYGEKGYTTPERYSIRPTLDVNGIWGGYTGEGAKTVIAGKAYAKISMRLVPHQDPDEITDLFTKHFESIAPKGVKVKVAPHHGGLPYVTNIDSTGYKAAAKAYETTFGQTPIPERTGGSIPIVALFEQVLGSKTILMGFGLDSDAIHSPNEHFGIWNYLKGIETIPYFYKYYTELSKG, from the coding sequence ATGGAAGAAATCAACAACTACATCCAACAACACAAAGACCGATTTGTAAACGAACTTATTGACCTGTTAAAACTCCCCTCCATTAGCGCGGACAGCGCATTTTCACAAGATGTTATTGAAACCGCCAAGGCAGTGGAGCAGGCATTGAAACAAGCAGGCTGCGATCATACCGAAATCTGTGAGACCAAAGGTTATCCAGTAGTGTATGGCGAGAAATTAATTGACCCAAACCTACCAACAGTGCTGGTGTATGGCCATTATGACGTACAACCCCCAGATCCCATGGAACTCTGGGAATCCCCCCCTTTTGAGCCGGTCATCAAAAAAACGTCCCTGCACCCGGACGGGGCCATATTTGCCCGTGGTGCCTGTGATGACAAAGGTCAAATGTACATGCACGTAAAGGCGTTGGAATTTATGGTGGCCCACAACCAACTGCCGTGCAATGTAAAATTTATGATCGAAGGGGAAGAGGAAGTGGGTAGTGATAGTTTGGCAGACTTTCTGGAAGGACATAAGGACAAATTGAAGAATGATATCATCCTCATTTCCGATACGGGGATGATGGCCAATGACGTACCATCCATCACCACCGGACTGCGGGGTTTGAGTTATGTAGAGGTGGAGGTAACGGGACCCAATAGGGATTTGCACTCCGGTATTTACGGTGGGGCCGTCCCAAATCCCATTAACGTACTATCCAAAATGATTGCTTCATTGCATGATGAAAACAACCATATCACCATTCCCGGATTTTATGACAAGGTGGAGGAAGTCTCGGACGAAGAACGTGCCGAAATGGCCAAAGCGCCTTTTAGCATAGAAGACTACAAAAAAGCCCTCGACATCAATGATGTTTATGGGGAGAAGGGCTATACCACTCCCGAACGTTACAGCATTCGACCCACATTGGATGTAAACGGTATTTGGGGTGGCTATACGGGCGAAGGCGCCAAAACGGTCATAGCCGGTAAGGCCTATGCCAAAATTTCCATGCGACTGGTCCCCCACCAAGATCCTGACGAGATTACGGACTTATTTACCAAGCATTTTGAATCCATTGCACCCAAGGGGGTCAAGGTAAAAGTAGCGCCCCATCACGGGGGACTGCCCTATGTGACCAATATAGACAGTACGGGCTATAAGGCGGCCGCAAAGGCTTATGAAACTACTTTTGGACAAACGCCCATTCCCGAACGCACTGGGGGAAGTATCCCCATAGTTGCCCTTTTTGAACAGGTATTGGGCAGTAAAACCATTTTAATGGGCTTTGGGTTGGACAGCGATGCCATCCATTCCCCCAATGAGCATTTTGGTATTTGGAATTATTTAAAAGGGATAGAAACCATACCTTATTTCTACAAGTACTATACAGAGCTTTCAAAAGGGTAA
- a CDS encoding NAD(P)/FAD-dependent oxidoreductase encodes MKTTVVIGGNFAGMTAALEIKRKGKGDHKVVVIDRSPLFLFIPSLIWVPFGRREVKDISFRKDEIFRKKGVEFIQTEALRVDPEHNLVKTKEGDFTYDHLVIATGPKVDFDIAPGVKEFAHYIGTPNGAMKTKKALEEFKKSPGPVVIGATQNAGCMGAAYEFLFNIEKWLREQKIRKKVDLYWITPETYLGHFGIDGMPGGETMLKSFMKMFNIHYRTEVGVTKVNANSVELSSGEVLPSAFTMLMPPFYGVDFVTNSPALNPTANGYLPVGEDYRHKDWPNVWAAGIAVQVDLPFTPGKVPFSGPKTGYPSDETGKIVAENIVRVEKGKKKLKKKAWGKIPGICVMDAGKKEVIILSDHLFKPRKFAIMIPNVFYDFSKVLFEKYFLWKTRNGYSQLP; translated from the coding sequence ATGAAAACCACAGTAGTAATTGGCGGGAATTTCGCGGGAATGACCGCCGCATTGGAGATAAAGCGAAAAGGAAAGGGAGACCATAAGGTTGTGGTAATTGACAGATCGCCATTGTTTCTTTTTATTCCCTCTTTGATATGGGTGCCTTTTGGGCGTAGGGAAGTAAAGGACATTTCCTTTAGGAAGGATGAAATCTTTAGGAAAAAGGGGGTGGAATTCATACAGACCGAGGCATTGCGTGTCGATCCGGAACATAATTTGGTAAAAACGAAGGAGGGAGACTTTACCTATGATCATTTGGTCATTGCCACAGGCCCCAAGGTCGACTTTGACATAGCGCCGGGCGTTAAGGAGTTTGCCCATTACATTGGTACGCCAAATGGGGCAATGAAAACCAAAAAAGCATTGGAAGAATTTAAGAAAAGCCCTGGTCCCGTCGTCATTGGAGCTACACAAAATGCGGGTTGCATGGGGGCGGCCTATGAGTTCCTCTTTAATATTGAGAAATGGTTACGTGAACAAAAAATAAGAAAAAAGGTCGATTTGTACTGGATAACCCCAGAAACGTATCTGGGTCATTTTGGTATCGATGGAATGCCAGGTGGCGAAACCATGTTGAAATCCTTCATGAAGATGTTCAATATCCATTATAGGACGGAAGTTGGTGTCACCAAGGTTAATGCGAACAGCGTTGAACTGAGCTCTGGGGAGGTACTGCCCAGTGCGTTTACCATGTTGATGCCGCCCTTTTATGGGGTTGATTTTGTAACCAATTCCCCGGCATTGAACCCAACGGCCAATGGGTATTTACCTGTGGGCGAAGATTACCGTCATAAGGACTGGCCCAATGTCTGGGCGGCTGGGATTGCCGTACAGGTCGATTTGCCCTTCACCCCTGGAAAAGTCCCTTTTTCAGGTCCAAAAACAGGATATCCCTCCGATGAAACCGGGAAAATTGTTGCAGAGAATATTGTTAGGGTGGAGAAAGGGAAAAAGAAACTTAAGAAAAAGGCCTGGGGCAAAATACCGGGTATCTGTGTCATGGACGCCGGTAAAAAAGAAGTGATCATTTTAAGTGATCATTTATTTAAGCCCCGAAAGTTTGCCATTATGATTCCCAATGTGTTCTACGATTTTTCCAAGGTTTTGTTCGAAAAATACTTTTTGTGGAAAACCAGGAACGGCTATTCCCAATTACCTTGA
- a CDS encoding BlaI/MecI/CopY family transcriptional regulator, with protein MSLSKSEEELMNIIWRLKKAFMKDLLDAYPEPKPATTTVATLLKRMADKGFVSYKSYGRSREYYPLVKKKDYFSKHVKGLIKNFFNDSPSQFASFFAEETNLSKEELEALRKLIDQQLKNR; from the coding sequence ATGTCCCTTTCCAAATCCGAAGAAGAATTAATGAACATCATATGGAGGCTTAAAAAGGCTTTTATGAAAGATCTCCTGGACGCTTATCCAGAGCCCAAGCCCGCCACGACCACCGTGGCGACCCTGCTCAAAAGGATGGCCGACAAAGGGTTTGTGTCCTACAAAAGTTACGGCCGTTCCAGGGAATACTATCCCCTGGTAAAAAAGAAGGACTACTTCTCCAAGCACGTAAAGGGACTCATTAAAAATTTCTTTAATGATAGTCCAAGTCAGTTTGCCTCGTTCTTTGCCGAGGAGACCAACCTGAGCAAGGAAGAATTGGAAGCGTTAAGAAAGCTAATCGATCAACAACTAAAAAACCGGTAG
- a CDS encoding M56 family metallopeptidase, producing the protein MLVYLLKSTACMAILFLFYKLFLERENMHVFKRFFLTGSLVVSLLIPLLVFTEYVEAIPMGTNTATDADSLIFSEQGNADMAMVNWEMLLWNLYSVGCLVVGFRFAKHLYQIVRRIQKNPKHNVNFSTRVLLNEKMPPHTFLNYIFLNKKELENGTIPREVILHEETHAKQYHSLDVLFIELLQVVFWFNPLLVLFKKSIKLNHEFLADSAVLNQRISTKKYQNTLLSYLSSDSLEKYRSIKVANAINYSSIKKRFTVMGKQTSKKSVVFRGLLLIPLVALMLFGFSDKKEVIKTSNSQFIENPDYSARSISIDILDDGNYLVEGFKASKNNFVEVINTFHKDIPPGIRNKVLNIHLKSSKEISKQEVWFVYNSLLEYGFYRLVTDDQEIIREKGNKPLAIENTYNQNKGASREQMREYNALAKKYNTMPRDNMHILKKEVERMTYLYSLMSDKQRADTEPFPNFPEPPRPPGPNGIEEVPPPPPPVKAPNMKEVKEVPPPPAPKSPLEHIKEVAEKGAIFYYEGKRIDANKAIQLLENNTDLNITTNHTNDEDYVVTISRSSKVTY; encoded by the coding sequence ATGCTAGTGTATTTATTGAAATCGACTGCCTGTATGGCCATTCTATTTTTGTTCTATAAACTCTTTTTGGAGCGGGAGAACATGCACGTGTTCAAGCGTTTTTTCCTTACAGGCTCCCTAGTGGTTTCCTTACTGATCCCTTTGTTGGTTTTTACTGAATATGTTGAGGCAATTCCCATGGGCACGAATACGGCCACAGACGCGGATTCCCTTATTTTTTCTGAACAGGGCAATGCGGATATGGCCATGGTCAATTGGGAAATGCTGTTATGGAATTTGTATTCCGTGGGTTGTCTGGTAGTCGGGTTTCGATTTGCAAAGCACCTTTATCAAATCGTGCGCCGGATCCAAAAGAATCCAAAACATAACGTGAATTTTAGCACCAGGGTGCTCCTAAATGAAAAAATGCCCCCGCATACCTTCCTCAATTACATTTTTTTGAACAAGAAGGAGCTTGAGAACGGTACCATTCCAAGGGAAGTGATCCTTCATGAAGAAACCCATGCCAAACAATACCATAGTTTGGACGTACTGTTTATAGAGCTTCTACAGGTAGTGTTTTGGTTTAATCCCTTGCTCGTTCTATTTAAAAAAAGCATCAAACTCAATCATGAATTCTTAGCCGATAGTGCAGTTTTGAATCAAAGAATATCCACAAAAAAATATCAGAATACATTACTATCCTATTTATCCAGTGATAGCTTAGAAAAATATCGGTCAATCAAGGTGGCAAATGCCATCAATTATTCATCAATCAAAAAACGATTTACAGTTATGGGAAAACAAACGTCAAAAAAATCAGTAGTCTTTAGAGGTCTTTTATTGATTCCACTGGTTGCACTTATGCTTTTTGGTTTTAGCGACAAAAAAGAAGTAATCAAAACATCCAATAGTCAATTTATTGAAAATCCGGATTACAGTGCCCGGAGCATTAGTATTGATATACTTGATGATGGGAATTACCTAGTTGAAGGTTTTAAGGCCTCTAAAAATAACTTTGTAGAGGTAATCAATACCTTTCATAAAGATATCCCTCCGGGAATTAGAAACAAAGTATTGAACATCCATTTAAAATCTTCAAAAGAAATATCAAAACAAGAGGTATGGTTTGTATACAATTCATTGCTGGAATATGGTTTTTATCGCTTGGTCACAGATGATCAAGAGATTATTAGGGAAAAGGGGAATAAGCCATTGGCCATTGAAAATACATACAATCAAAACAAGGGCGCCTCAAGGGAACAAATGAGGGAGTATAATGCCCTGGCCAAAAAGTACAATACAATGCCCAGGGATAATATGCACATTTTAAAAAAGGAAGTGGAGCGCATGACATACCTCTATAGCCTGATGTCCGACAAACAGCGAGCGGATACTGAACCATTTCCAAATTTCCCGGAACCGCCACGGCCACCAGGTCCCAATGGCATTGAGGAAGTACCGCCTCCCCCACCCCCGGTAAAAGCACCAAATATGAAAGAGGTAAAGGAGGTTCCACCACCACCCGCACCAAAATCCCCATTGGAACACATTAAGGAAGTTGCGGAAAAAGGCGCCATTTTCTATTATGAGGGGAAAAGAATAGATGCCAACAAAGCGATTCAATTGTTGGAAAACAATACTGATTTGAACATCACTACAAATCACACCAATGACGAGGATTATGTAGTCACGATTTCAAGAAGTTCAAAAGTTACGTACTAA
- a CDS encoding DUF4407 domain-containing protein: MLQRFFIFCSGADSTILETCSQGERNKYAGIGATVFFTAVMAFIASGYALYTVFDNIYTSIFFGFIWGLLIFNLDRYIVSTIKKRDSFKSELLQAAPRIVLAVIIAVVISKPLEMKIFEKEINQVLLEEKNAMTLANKEQLALQYTPKIERLNQDIATLKNEIATKEAETNALYDTYISEAEGTAGTGLLGKGPVYREKREKHDAYLAELQQLKKTNGEKINAIEAQITALNADYETAVSTSQPVIDGFDGLMARINALGKLPWFPSFFIFLLFLAIETAPIIAKLLAPKGEYDYKFEEGESVVATWVTQKVEQRKLLLSTDAAMNQEIYNDIKSEAELYRYKKEKAEELLRLQADSFHNVQVKGL; this comes from the coding sequence ATGTTACAACGATTTTTTATTTTCTGCTCAGGAGCGGACAGTACTATTTTGGAAACCTGCTCCCAAGGGGAAAGGAACAAATATGCCGGGATTGGGGCTACCGTTTTTTTTACGGCCGTAATGGCCTTTATAGCTTCCGGCTATGCGCTGTACACCGTTTTTGACAATATCTATACTTCCATTTTCTTTGGGTTCATATGGGGTCTGTTGATTTTTAACCTGGACCGATATATTGTGTCCACGATTAAAAAACGGGATTCCTTTAAAAGCGAACTGTTACAGGCCGCACCCCGTATTGTTTTAGCGGTCATTATTGCCGTTGTCATCTCCAAACCTTTGGAAATGAAAATTTTTGAAAAGGAAATCAATCAGGTTTTGCTGGAGGAAAAGAATGCAATGACCTTGGCGAACAAGGAACAGCTTGCATTGCAATATACGCCCAAAATTGAACGTCTTAACCAAGATATTGCCACCCTAAAAAACGAGATTGCCACCAAAGAAGCGGAGACCAATGCCCTTTATGACACCTACATTTCGGAGGCCGAGGGAACCGCTGGCACGGGATTATTGGGCAAAGGACCTGTCTACAGGGAAAAAAGGGAAAAACACGATGCCTACCTGGCCGAACTACAACAATTAAAAAAGACCAATGGGGAGAAAATAAATGCCATCGAGGCGCAAATTACGGCCCTTAACGCCGATTATGAGACCGCTGTGAGCACATCGCAACCGGTAATAGATGGGTTTGACGGCCTCATGGCCAGAATCAATGCCCTCGGAAAATTGCCTTGGTTCCCATCCTTCTTTATTTTCCTTTTGTTCTTGGCCATTGAAACCGCGCCAATTATTGCAAAATTATTGGCTCCCAAAGGGGAGTATGATTATAAGTTTGAAGAAGGGGAAAGCGTTGTGGCCACCTGGGTCACCCAAAAAGTGGAACAACGCAAACTATTGTTGTCCACGGACGCTGCAATGAACCAGGAAATCTACAATGACATCAAATCCGAAGCGGAACTCTACCGATACAAAAAGGAAAAAGCGGAGGAGTTGCTGCGTTTACAGGCAGATTCATTTCACAACGTACAGGTGAAAGGGCTGTAA
- the rfbD gene encoding dTDP-4-dehydrorhamnose reductase — translation MKILVTGASGQLGSTLKDVVKDQINLDVTFRAFTDLDITDFDAVNKELTSSNYAYCINCAAFTNVDKAEADADTARLVNVTGPRNLALNCKESGTVLIHISTDFVFDGYLNVPYKEEDIARPIGFYGDTKYKGERAIINNLEEHFVIRTSWLYSEYGNNFMKTMLRLGNEREELSVVYDQVGTPTYAKDLAQVILTIIQAHSIDYGVYNYSNEGVASWYDFAKAIFKEQGIAIQLNPIVSEQYPAPAERPKYSVLDKSKIKDTFNLEIPHWTESLKVALKAYAKIGVTQ, via the coding sequence ATGAAAATACTTGTCACAGGAGCTTCCGGTCAATTGGGAAGTACGTTAAAGGACGTGGTAAAAGACCAAATAAATCTGGATGTTACGTTCAGGGCCTTCACGGATTTGGACATTACCGATTTTGATGCTGTCAATAAGGAATTGACGTCTTCCAATTATGCCTACTGCATCAATTGTGCGGCATTTACAAATGTGGATAAAGCGGAAGCCGATGCGGACACAGCCCGATTGGTGAATGTGACCGGCCCAAGGAATTTGGCTTTGAACTGTAAGGAAAGTGGTACGGTACTTATCCATATCTCCACGGATTTTGTATTTGATGGGTATCTCAATGTTCCCTATAAGGAGGAAGATATTGCCAGGCCCATAGGCTTTTATGGAGATACCAAGTATAAGGGGGAGCGGGCCATAATCAACAATTTGGAAGAGCACTTTGTCATTCGGACCTCTTGGCTCTACTCGGAATACGGAAATAATTTTATGAAGACCATGTTGCGCCTGGGCAATGAAAGGGAAGAACTTTCCGTGGTTTATGATCAGGTGGGCACACCCACCTATGCCAAGGATCTGGCCCAAGTTATTTTGACCATAATCCAAGCGCACTCCATTGACTATGGAGTCTATAATTACAGTAATGAGGGAGTGGCCAGTTGGTACGATTTTGCCAAGGCAATTTTTAAGGAACAAGGAATTGCCATTCAACTCAACCCTATAGTATCGGAGCAATATCCTGCTCCTGCAGAACGTCCAAAATATAGTGTTCTTGACAAATCCAAAATTAAGGACACTTTTAATTTAGAAATTCCCCATTGGACGGAAAGCCTAAAAGTGGCCTTAAAAGCATATGCCAAAATTGGGGTAACCCAATAG